Proteins from one Oncorhynchus masou masou isolate Uvic2021 chromosome 12, UVic_Omas_1.1, whole genome shotgun sequence genomic window:
- the LOC135550224 gene encoding claudin-like protein ZF-A89 — MVSAGLQMLGIALGIIGWIGTIIVCAMPMWKVTAFIGSNIVTSQTSWEGIWMSCVVQSTGQMQCKVYDSMLALSSDLQAARALTIIAILAGIIAILLAVAGGKCTNCVDNEASKAKVGVASGVVFIIAGVLCLIPVCWTAHSIIQDFYNPLLVSSQKRDAKAMASAGLQILGIVLALIGWLGDIVICALHMWKVTAFIGNNIVTAQMFWEGLWKNCVTQSTGQMQCKVYDSMLALPQDLQAARSLMIISILVALIGILLSVAGGKCTNCIEDEEAKSKVAIASGVFFLVSGVLCLISVSWSSNTIIRDFYNPLLTDPQRGDLGASLFIGWGSAGLMLIGGALLCCQSPQREESGYSAKYSAPRFTASGRAHV; from the exons ATGGTGTCGGCTGGGCTACAGATGCTGGGCATTGCCCTTGGGATCATAGGCTGGATTGGGACCATCATTGTTTGTGCCATGCCCATGTGGAAGGTCACCGCCTTCATCGGCAGTAACATAGTCACGTCGCAGACCTCCTGGGAGGGTATCTGGATGAGCTGCGTGGTCCAGAGCACGGGCCAGATGCAGTGTAAGGTCTACGACTCCATGCTGGCCTTGAGCTCTGACCTACAGGCCGCCAGAGCTCTGACCATCATTGCCATCCTCGCCGGCATTATTGCCATTCTGCTGGCCGTAGCCGGGGGCAAGTGCACTAACTGTGTGGATAACGAGGCGTCCAAGGCTAAAGTGGGTGTGGCATCCGGGGTGGTGTTCATCATTGCCGGAGTTCTGTGCCTTATCCCTGTCTGCTGGACGGCCCACAGCATCATCCAGGACTTCTACAACCCGCTCCTGGTAAGCTCTCAGAAGAGGGA TGCGAAAGCAATGGCCTCCGCTGGTCTCCAGATTCTGGGCATCGTCCTGGCTCTTATCGGTTGGCTAGGGGACATTGTCATCTGTGCGCTCCATATGTGGAAGGTGACTGCTTTCATAGGCAACAACATTGTGACAGCTCAGATGTTCTGGGAAGGCCTATGGAAGAACTGCGTGACGCAGAGCACGGGCCAGATGCAGTGTAAAGTCTACGATTCCATGCTAGCGCTCCCTCAGGACCTCCAGGCCGCCAGATCTCTGATGATCATCTCCATCCTTGTGGCCCTGATCGGCATCCTGCTCTCCGTGGCAGGCGGGAAGTGCACCAACTGCATCGAGGACGAGGAGGCCAAGTCCAAGGTGGCCATTGCATCCGGTGTGTTTTTCCTGGTCTCTGGCGTCCTCTGTCTGATCTCCGTGTCCTGGTCTTCCAACACCATTATCAGAGACTTCTACAACCCGCTGCTTACTGACCCGCAGAGGGGAGACCTGGGAGCCTCACTGTTCATCGGATGGGGCTCTGCTGGCCTAATGCTCATCGGAGGCGCCCTTCTCTGCTGCCAGTCTCCCCAGCGTGAGGAGAGTGGGTACTCTGCCAAATATTCTGCCCCTCGCTTCACTGCCAGTGGAAGGGCCCATGTCTGA